A region from the Manihot esculenta cultivar AM560-2 chromosome 13, M.esculenta_v8, whole genome shotgun sequence genome encodes:
- the LOC110628998 gene encoding phospholipase D beta 1 isoform X4 gives MDESMAAYYPPPPPGHYPTYYQPPPPPLPAPSPAPAQPPPLQPASYNPQPQPPPPFASYSLPYAAHATHDLVRTLFVAGLPEDVKPREIYNLFREFPGYESSHLRSPTQTSQGMVFDLEKGSTLYIDLAKSNSRSKRSRTDDEWSGLDKKAKASPSIPCGTLDSAGFGSVHLPGMGNTAYNTIGYPSAQSHGNFDGRVASESTGANLTNSSAPPCPTLFVANLGPNCTEQELTQVFSRCPGFLKLKMQSTYGSPVAFVDFQDTSCSTGALHHLQGTILYSSPAGEGMRLDLVLFFPTNYIRQVLLNKKPRYAKSRMGMRRKPR, from the exons ATGGATGAAAGCATGGCTGCCTATTACCCGCCACCACCGCCCGGTCACTACCCCACCTACTACCAGCCGCCGCCACCACCTCTGCCTGCGCCTTCTCCTGCTCCTGCTCAACCACCGCCGCTGCAGCCTGCTTCATATAATCCTCAGCCACAGCCACCTCCGCCTTTTGCCTCGTACTCTCTTCCCTATGCCGCACATGCCACTCACGATCTGGTGCGTACGCTCTTCGTGGCGGGTCTACCAGAGGACGTCAAGCCTCGAGAAATCTACAATCTTTTCCGGGAATTCCCTGGTTATGAGTCTTCTCATCTTCGTAGCCCTACACAGACTTCTCAG GGGATGGTTTTTGACCTTGAGAAGGGGTCAACCCTATATATTGACCTTGCAAAGTCTAATTCCAGATCTAAGCGCTCAAGAACAG ATGATGAATGGTCCGGCTTGGATAAGAAAGCTAAAGCTTCCCCATCAATACCATGTGGCACTCTTGATTCAG CAGGTTTTGGCAGCGTTCACTTGCCTGGAATGGGTAATACTGCTTACAACACGATTGGTTATCCATCTGCACAAAG TCATGGGAACTTTGATGGCCGAGTTGCAAGTGAGTCAACAGGGGCAAATTTG ACTAATTCTTCAGCACCCCCATGTCCAACACTTTTTGTGGCCAATCTGGGGCCAAATTGTACAGAGCAAGAGCTAACTCAAGTGTTCTCAAG ATGCCCGGGGTTTTTGAAATTGAAGATGCAAAGCACTTATGGGTCTCCAGTTGCATTTGTTGATTTCCAG GATACTTCCTGTTCAACTGGTGCCTTGCATCATCTGCAAGGCACAATTCTCTACTCATCACCAGCTGGTGAAGGCATGCGGCTAGA CCTAGTGCTTTTTTTCCCTACAAATTATATCCGGCAAGTGTTGCTTAATAAGAAACCTAGATATGCAAAATCACGGATGGGAATGCGAAGGAAGCCAAGGTAA
- the LOC110628998 gene encoding RNA-binding protein L isoform X2, giving the protein MDESMAAYYPPPPPGHYPTYYQPPPPPLPAPSPAPAQPPPLQPASYNPQPQPPPPFASYSLPYAAHATHDLVRTLFVAGLPEDVKPREIYNLFREFPGYESSHLRSPTQTSQPFAFATFMDQPSAVAAMHALNGMVFDLEKGSTLYIDLAKSNSRSKRSRTDDEWSGLDKKAKASPSIPCGTLDSGFGSVHLPGMGNTAYNTIGYPSAQSHGNFDGRVASESTGANLTNSSAPPCPTLFVANLGPNCTEQELTQVFSRCPGFLKLKMQSTYGSPVAFVDFQDTSCSTGALHHLQGTILYSSPAGEGMRLDLVLFFPTNYIRQVLLNKKPRYAKSRMGMRRKPR; this is encoded by the exons ATGGATGAAAGCATGGCTGCCTATTACCCGCCACCACCGCCCGGTCACTACCCCACCTACTACCAGCCGCCGCCACCACCTCTGCCTGCGCCTTCTCCTGCTCCTGCTCAACCACCGCCGCTGCAGCCTGCTTCATATAATCCTCAGCCACAGCCACCTCCGCCTTTTGCCTCGTACTCTCTTCCCTATGCCGCACATGCCACTCACGATCTGGTGCGTACGCTCTTCGTGGCGGGTCTACCAGAGGACGTCAAGCCTCGAGAAATCTACAATCTTTTCCGGGAATTCCCTGGTTATGAGTCTTCTCATCTTCGTAGCCCTACACAGACTTCTCAG CCATTCGCCTTCGCCACATTCATGGATCAACCATCTGCAGTTGCAGCTATGCATGCACTGAAT GGGATGGTTTTTGACCTTGAGAAGGGGTCAACCCTATATATTGACCTTGCAAAGTCTAATTCCAGATCTAAGCGCTCAAGAACAG ATGATGAATGGTCCGGCTTGGATAAGAAAGCTAAAGCTTCCCCATCAATACCATGTGGCACTCTTGATTCAG GTTTTGGCAGCGTTCACTTGCCTGGAATGGGTAATACTGCTTACAACACGATTGGTTATCCATCTGCACAAAG TCATGGGAACTTTGATGGCCGAGTTGCAAGTGAGTCAACAGGGGCAAATTTG ACTAATTCTTCAGCACCCCCATGTCCAACACTTTTTGTGGCCAATCTGGGGCCAAATTGTACAGAGCAAGAGCTAACTCAAGTGTTCTCAAG ATGCCCGGGGTTTTTGAAATTGAAGATGCAAAGCACTTATGGGTCTCCAGTTGCATTTGTTGATTTCCAG GATACTTCCTGTTCAACTGGTGCCTTGCATCATCTGCAAGGCACAATTCTCTACTCATCACCAGCTGGTGAAGGCATGCGGCTAGA CCTAGTGCTTTTTTTCCCTACAAATTATATCCGGCAAGTGTTGCTTAATAAGAAACCTAGATATGCAAAATCACGGATGGGAATGCGAAGGAAGCCAAGGTAA
- the LOC110628998 gene encoding RNA-binding protein L isoform X3, which yields MDESMAAYYPPPPPGHYPTYYQPPPPPLPAPSPAPAQPPPLQPASYNPQPQPPPPFASYSLPYAAHATHDLVRTLFVAGLPEDVKPREIYNLFREFPGYESSHLRSPTQTSQPFAFATFMDQPSAVAAMHALNGMVFDLEKGSTLYIDLAKSNSRSKRSRTDDEWSGLDKKAKASPSIPCGTLDSAGFGSVHLPGMGNTAYNTIGYPSAQSHGNFDGRVASESTGANLTNSSAPPCPTLFVANLGPNCTEQELTQVFSRCPGFLKLKMQSTYGSPVAFVDFQDTSCSTGALHHLQGTILYSSPAGEGMRLEYAKSRMGMRRKPR from the exons ATGGATGAAAGCATGGCTGCCTATTACCCGCCACCACCGCCCGGTCACTACCCCACCTACTACCAGCCGCCGCCACCACCTCTGCCTGCGCCTTCTCCTGCTCCTGCTCAACCACCGCCGCTGCAGCCTGCTTCATATAATCCTCAGCCACAGCCACCTCCGCCTTTTGCCTCGTACTCTCTTCCCTATGCCGCACATGCCACTCACGATCTGGTGCGTACGCTCTTCGTGGCGGGTCTACCAGAGGACGTCAAGCCTCGAGAAATCTACAATCTTTTCCGGGAATTCCCTGGTTATGAGTCTTCTCATCTTCGTAGCCCTACACAGACTTCTCAG CCATTCGCCTTCGCCACATTCATGGATCAACCATCTGCAGTTGCAGCTATGCATGCACTGAAT GGGATGGTTTTTGACCTTGAGAAGGGGTCAACCCTATATATTGACCTTGCAAAGTCTAATTCCAGATCTAAGCGCTCAAGAACAG ATGATGAATGGTCCGGCTTGGATAAGAAAGCTAAAGCTTCCCCATCAATACCATGTGGCACTCTTGATTCAG CAGGTTTTGGCAGCGTTCACTTGCCTGGAATGGGTAATACTGCTTACAACACGATTGGTTATCCATCTGCACAAAG TCATGGGAACTTTGATGGCCGAGTTGCAAGTGAGTCAACAGGGGCAAATTTG ACTAATTCTTCAGCACCCCCATGTCCAACACTTTTTGTGGCCAATCTGGGGCCAAATTGTACAGAGCAAGAGCTAACTCAAGTGTTCTCAAG ATGCCCGGGGTTTTTGAAATTGAAGATGCAAAGCACTTATGGGTCTCCAGTTGCATTTGTTGATTTCCAG GATACTTCCTGTTCAACTGGTGCCTTGCATCATCTGCAAGGCACAATTCTCTACTCATCACCAGCTGGTGAAGGCATGCGGCTAGA ATATGCAAAATCACGGATGGGAATGCGAAGGAAGCCAAGGTAA
- the LOC110628998 gene encoding RNA-binding protein L isoform X1: MDESMAAYYPPPPPGHYPTYYQPPPPPLPAPSPAPAQPPPLQPASYNPQPQPPPPFASYSLPYAAHATHDLVRTLFVAGLPEDVKPREIYNLFREFPGYESSHLRSPTQTSQPFAFATFMDQPSAVAAMHALNGMVFDLEKGSTLYIDLAKSNSRSKRSRTDDEWSGLDKKAKASPSIPCGTLDSAGFGSVHLPGMGNTAYNTIGYPSAQSHGNFDGRVASESTGANLTNSSAPPCPTLFVANLGPNCTEQELTQVFSRCPGFLKLKMQSTYGSPVAFVDFQDTSCSTGALHHLQGTILYSSPAGEGMRLDLVLFFPTNYIRQVLLNKKPRYAKSRMGMRRKPR; encoded by the exons ATGGATGAAAGCATGGCTGCCTATTACCCGCCACCACCGCCCGGTCACTACCCCACCTACTACCAGCCGCCGCCACCACCTCTGCCTGCGCCTTCTCCTGCTCCTGCTCAACCACCGCCGCTGCAGCCTGCTTCATATAATCCTCAGCCACAGCCACCTCCGCCTTTTGCCTCGTACTCTCTTCCCTATGCCGCACATGCCACTCACGATCTGGTGCGTACGCTCTTCGTGGCGGGTCTACCAGAGGACGTCAAGCCTCGAGAAATCTACAATCTTTTCCGGGAATTCCCTGGTTATGAGTCTTCTCATCTTCGTAGCCCTACACAGACTTCTCAG CCATTCGCCTTCGCCACATTCATGGATCAACCATCTGCAGTTGCAGCTATGCATGCACTGAAT GGGATGGTTTTTGACCTTGAGAAGGGGTCAACCCTATATATTGACCTTGCAAAGTCTAATTCCAGATCTAAGCGCTCAAGAACAG ATGATGAATGGTCCGGCTTGGATAAGAAAGCTAAAGCTTCCCCATCAATACCATGTGGCACTCTTGATTCAG CAGGTTTTGGCAGCGTTCACTTGCCTGGAATGGGTAATACTGCTTACAACACGATTGGTTATCCATCTGCACAAAG TCATGGGAACTTTGATGGCCGAGTTGCAAGTGAGTCAACAGGGGCAAATTTG ACTAATTCTTCAGCACCCCCATGTCCAACACTTTTTGTGGCCAATCTGGGGCCAAATTGTACAGAGCAAGAGCTAACTCAAGTGTTCTCAAG ATGCCCGGGGTTTTTGAAATTGAAGATGCAAAGCACTTATGGGTCTCCAGTTGCATTTGTTGATTTCCAG GATACTTCCTGTTCAACTGGTGCCTTGCATCATCTGCAAGGCACAATTCTCTACTCATCACCAGCTGGTGAAGGCATGCGGCTAGA CCTAGTGCTTTTTTTCCCTACAAATTATATCCGGCAAGTGTTGCTTAATAAGAAACCTAGATATGCAAAATCACGGATGGGAATGCGAAGGAAGCCAAGGTAA